In Armatimonadota bacterium, the sequence GCCATCGAACTGCTCTGGAAAAAGGCAGGCGTCCTTGTTTGTCGGCGGGAGAACGGTTCCCAACCTCTCAACAGTTAAGAAATCCTTGGTCCTTGCCAGAGCTACCGCCGGGCCGTATCTGGAATAAGCCGTATAGGCGATGACCCACTCGCGCGGGGCGATCTGCGTGACTCTCGGGTCTTCACAGCCCCACTCTTCGTATGGAAATTCGGCTTGGTCAGGACAGAGCAGAGCTTTGTCGTCAAAGCGCCATGCATCGACCCCGTTTTTGCTCCTGGCTACGCGAATCTCTGAGATCCCTCGGCGCACCTCTATACGCAGCAGCAATAGTGTCTCGCCGTCGTACTCGACAACACCGGGATTGAACACCGAATTTGCCTTAACCGGCACATCCATCGGTGTTATCAGCGGCTTATTCGTCATTCTTGTGAAAGGCCCATCAGACATACTCATCACCTCCGAAAGATATGTCCATCATTTCCTTCTGACTGCACCCGCAATACGGGCAGCGGCTCTCTTTAGTCCGGGAATCATCCCTGAAGGAGACAAAATAAGGATCAGCGCAAGCATAATCCCAAAGATCATATGCTCAATGCGAGATGTATCTGCTGCGCCCGCTGCCGTGCCGACAAGATTGATTATCTCGTGCAGGACAGTCAAAATCACTCCGCCCGCCACGCTGCCCCAGATGCTGCCCATGCCGCCTATCACGACCATCATGACAAGCTGCACGTTCATCATCAGACTGAACTCTTCAGGCAACAGCATACCGTCGGACTGGACAAACGCAAAGAGCACACCCGCAATTGCGGCGAGTACGCACGATGCGGTAAACACCTTGACCTTGAGGGCGAATGTATTGATTCCAAGCGATGCGGCCGCGGACTCGTCACCCTCGATGGCTCTAAGGCTCCTGCCCTGAGGCGATTCGATAAGCCCAATCGCCCAGACTATGCATAAAGTCACCATCGCCCATATGAAATAGAACTTGCTGAGACTGTCTTTGACTAAACCGAAAAATGTGATCTGCGGAAGACCCAGAATTCCGTCGGCCCCGCCTGTGATCGGGAACTTGGATATCCCCTCACCTATTATTATGCCTATCGCCAGAGTCGCCAGCGCAAGGTGGTTGCCCTTGAGCCGGAGTATGGAACTGCCTACCAAAAACGATATCAATGCAGTCCCGATGATCCCAGCCAGAATTGCAGACCACATCGGCCAATGCAGCGATTTGATCAGCACCGCAGGAATGTATCCGCCGAGAGCATAGAAACCGGCATGACCGAGAGATATCTGACCAGTATATCCCATCAGCAGCGTCAGACCGCATACGATGATAACATATATCCCGCAAAGTTGAGCCAGATCGAGCAAATATGAGTAGTCACCAGGCAAGAGTCTTGGAAAAACAATAACCGCCAGAGCCATAGCCAGCGGACCCATATATATCTTCCAAAGCGGCTTGGGGCGCGGATATTTGCTGATCATCTCGACAGAATCCCCCTCGGCCTGATCAAGAGCAGCACGACAACAATCGCAAGCGCAAGGATATCTTTATAACCCGAACTGAAGAAGCATATAAACTGCTCCAGCACCCCGATAATCAGCCCGCCAAGCACACATCCTATGGGATTTCCCAGTCCGCCAAGTATCGCTGCCGAAAAGCCCTTGATGCCGATCATCGTACCGCCGTCGAACTGCATGCTCATGATCGGAGTAATCATCACACCGCCTACCGCCGCAAGCGCCGCACTGAGGGCAAAAGACATTGCCGAAGCAGTATCCACGCTGATCCCACAGAGC encodes:
- a CDS encoding branched-chain amino acid ABC transporter permease encodes the protein MISKYPRPKPLWKIYMGPLAMALAVIVFPRLLPGDYSYLLDLAQLCGIYVIIVCGLTLLMGYTGQISLGHAGFYALGGYIPAVLIKSLHWPMWSAILAGIIGTALISFLVGSSILRLKGNHLALATLAIGIIIGEGISKFPITGGADGILGLPQITFFGLVKDSLSKFYFIWAMVTLCIVWAIGLIESPQGRSLRAIEGDESAAASLGINTFALKVKVFTASCVLAAIAGVLFAFVQSDGMLLPEEFSLMMNVQLVMMVVIGGMGSIWGSVAGGVILTVLHEIINLVGTAAGAADTSRIEHMIFGIMLALILILSPSGMIPGLKRAAARIAGAVRRK